The following proteins are encoded in a genomic region of Gammaproteobacteria bacterium:
- the amrS gene encoding AmmeMemoRadiSam system radical SAM enzyme, which yields MPSHEQYQLIPTRLQEPLSNGSSRCLLCSWRCKLSHGQRGFCQAHVNRHGTLYNLSYGILSAIDVGPIEDKPVRLFQPGTQVMSIGSYGCNFRCGGCHNLDISWGVTALDDLAKGESTAAFATPQQIVDAALRHSVQGIAFTYSEPAVWLEYVLEVSHLARKAGLYTVYVSNSFVTREALELMAPHIDVLCSDIKSLNDAFYKEICPVAAVDQVLECIKTAQELGIHVEVRTNVIPGKNDSMEELGAIAAWIQKNLGADAPWHITRFFPAYKLSHINATPSETLWAAHGQAQRMGLRNSFVYDDKGCDCAETNLPVHTFLAEDAVNLHQVKRCAAACCGSEGVLLKKYENNPA from the coding sequence GTGCCCTCCCACGAGCAATATCAATTAATACCCACACGCTTACAGGAACCTCTCAGTAACGGCAGCAGCCGTTGTTTGTTATGCTCTTGGCGCTGCAAACTCTCTCATGGCCAACGAGGTTTTTGTCAGGCTCACGTCAACCGACATGGAACCCTTTATAATTTGTCCTACGGTATTTTGTCGGCTATTGATGTGGGCCCCATAGAGGACAAGCCTGTGCGCTTGTTTCAACCGGGCACTCAAGTTATGTCGATCGGCAGTTACGGTTGTAATTTCCGTTGCGGCGGATGTCACAATCTGGATATCTCCTGGGGCGTAACCGCATTGGACGACCTGGCCAAAGGCGAATCCACTGCAGCCTTTGCCACACCGCAACAAATCGTAGACGCCGCATTACGTCATTCGGTGCAAGGCATTGCCTTCACCTATTCGGAACCGGCGGTATGGCTGGAGTATGTACTGGAGGTTTCGCACCTGGCGCGGAAAGCCGGGCTGTACACGGTTTATGTCTCCAATAGCTTCGTTACGCGTGAAGCCTTGGAACTGATGGCACCTCATATCGATGTGCTGTGCTCGGACATTAAAAGCCTGAACGATGCCTTCTACAAAGAGATATGTCCGGTGGCCGCAGTCGATCAGGTCTTGGAGTGCATTAAGACAGCACAGGAATTGGGCATCCATGTCGAAGTACGCACCAACGTGATTCCCGGTAAAAACGATAGCATGGAAGAGCTTGGCGCCATTGCAGCCTGGATACAGAAAAACCTCGGAGCCGATGCGCCCTGGCATATCACCCGTTTCTTTCCCGCCTATAAACTATCGCATATTAATGCCACCCCAAGCGAGACCTTATGGGCCGCTCATGGACAGGCGCAACGAATGGGGCTGAGAAACAGCTTTGTCTACGATGACAAAGGTTGTGATTGTGCCGAAACCAATTTACCCGTACACACCTTCCTGGCGGAGGATGCCGTGAATCTGCACCAGGTTAAACGATGTGCGGCGGCTTGTTGCGGCTCTGAAGGGGTTTTGTTGAAAAAATACGAGAACAATCCCGCTTAA
- a CDS encoding oxidative damage protection protein yields MSRTVQCAKLGKEMPGLVRAPFPGELGQRIFDHVSQEAWNLWMAQQTMLINEHRLSVIDPQARQFLEEKMIQFLFEGSDEKPEGYTPQA; encoded by the coding sequence ATGAGTCGAACAGTTCAATGTGCTAAATTGGGTAAGGAAATGCCAGGTTTGGTTCGGGCGCCTTTCCCCGGTGAGTTGGGACAAAGAATTTTTGATCACGTGTCCCAAGAGGCATGGAATTTATGGATGGCACAGCAAACCATGCTGATCAATGAGCACCGCTTGTCCGTCATAGACCCTCAGGCACGGCAATTTCTTGAAGAAAAAATGATTCAGTTTTTGTTCGAAGGCTCTGATGAAAAACCGGAAGGCTATACCCCACAGGCATAA
- the mutY gene encoding A/G-specific adenine glycosylase, with protein sequence MTPKQFSKRVLRWFEQYGRKDLPWQKQRTPYRVWVSEIMLQQTQVATVIPYYQRFMRRFPRLRDLAAAPQDEVLALWSGLGYYARARNLHAAAQQVQIQYGARFPRTLEQVMALPGIGRSTAGAILSLSCNQHHPILDGNVKRVLCRFYAVAGWPGNGAVQQVLWQHAERLTPQQGVADYNQAMMDLGATVCTRSRPRCDDCPLQAGCVAVQQHRQSDYPQKKSASKKPLKQVLMPMILNRQNQVLLFKRPPSGIWGGLLSFPELTPGDDIGHWCREHLQLTVLRQQEWPVRRHSFSHYHLDMLPTVVWVSGQMSTVMDSKQWVWYNSTGKPANAGIAAPVQRLLQELQELQELGVSKPLRVRDELGQC encoded by the coding sequence ATGACACCAAAGCAGTTCAGTAAGCGGGTTTTGCGGTGGTTTGAGCAGTACGGTCGTAAGGATCTGCCCTGGCAGAAGCAACGCACACCCTACCGGGTCTGGGTCTCGGAGATCATGTTGCAACAGACACAGGTGGCCACTGTAATACCTTATTATCAACGTTTTATGCGAAGATTTCCTCGTCTGCGAGATCTGGCTGCGGCACCCCAGGATGAGGTTTTGGCACTATGGTCCGGCTTGGGGTATTACGCACGCGCCCGAAACCTGCATGCAGCCGCCCAGCAGGTGCAGATCCAATACGGTGCACGTTTTCCCCGCACCCTGGAGCAGGTGATGGCTTTACCCGGTATTGGGCGTTCGACGGCAGGGGCGATTTTGTCACTGTCCTGCAATCAGCATCACCCTATATTGGACGGTAATGTCAAACGGGTCCTCTGCCGCTTTTATGCTGTTGCGGGGTGGCCTGGAAATGGTGCGGTCCAACAGGTCCTGTGGCAGCATGCAGAACGATTAACCCCGCAGCAAGGGGTGGCGGATTACAATCAAGCCATGATGGATTTGGGGGCTACGGTATGTACCCGTTCACGCCCTCGTTGTGACGATTGTCCCTTGCAAGCAGGCTGTGTGGCGGTGCAACAGCATCGTCAGTCGGACTATCCACAGAAAAAATCGGCTTCGAAGAAACCCTTAAAACAAGTATTGATGCCCATGATTCTCAATCGCCAAAATCAGGTGCTATTATTCAAACGACCACCCAGTGGTATTTGGGGCGGTTTGCTGAGTTTTCCGGAATTAACTCCCGGCGATGATATTGGCCACTGGTGCCGTGAGCATCTGCAACTCACGGTGTTGCGACAACAAGAATGGCCTGTACGCAGGCACAGCTTTAGCCATTATCACTTGGATATGTTGCCCACCGTGGTTTGGGTGTCGGGGCAAATGTCCACGGTGATGGATTCCAAGCAATGGGTTTGGTATAACAGTACAGGTAAACCTGCCAACGCGGGTATTGCTGCTCCGGTGCAACGACTATTGCAAGAATTGCAAGAATTGCAAGAACTGGGCGTATCGAAACCACTAAGGGTACGGGATGAATTGGGCCAGTGTTAG
- a CDS encoding AsmA family protein has product MNKTKLFSIATGVGLLVLLVPVIFLLTFDLNQYKSLMIAVVKQHTGRQLQLTGPMEKSLFPWLGVKIGQAGLGNAPGFEQEQFAAIEEAQLKVKFWPLVQGRLEVDTVLLKGFELHLRRNVQGETNFQDLLRADTSADNTVPETETVRDPATVQESAETLSTLQNFLIGGLSLEQAGISWRDHQTGRQIEVRQINLHLSQLEPNKPVAFDLGLQVQARQYVPGRPETKPLQRLGASLHMDGRVLADLATMRLSVKDLSLVMGFDKGSLPLDLNPVTLKTQAEVDLEKQALTLEPLSISTMGLQLTGGIRAAEAVAVDFTLSVVDAARLKAGLQPLAGDRELLASGLADLRLKTRIHFNPKQDVLDFPLTVELEPLQLQSQLQVSRLQTAPGVKGRLEVASFSPRALLRKLLQNPAVASVQDEKALQALSLQLTYSGGLDALDVSALELQLDETRLKAKLSAKTQGPQLQAQININELNLDRYRPSPAPQPKTEAEPAAVPQTEPQLPLKLMRELSLDVQAELGHLVANGITMRNIKTAIKSDKGLYRLKPMSLQLYQGRIEAAAQLDVRESTPVWSFEETLKQVHFGELLKDAGGEDLLSGAADIQLSLSGQGVSPQTNRDKLNGKLNFHLRKGEAKYLNLLDMLSGDYAKYLKKAVPENEPDNVTVFNELKGSMSIVNGVATNKDLWLSSSPIEVNGRGQVDLVQEKIDFVLDTTIVKPTKGMKAIKLDELQGEPIPIKIYGPLFAPEHKIDFGAVLKRKANRAVDRKKTQLKDKAKRSVEKRKDKAQEQAKDKLKEKSQDALDKLKNKFKF; this is encoded by the coding sequence ATGAACAAAACGAAACTTTTCAGTATCGCCACGGGTGTGGGTTTACTGGTGCTGTTGGTGCCTGTGATTTTTCTGCTGACATTTGATTTAAACCAATATAAATCCCTAATGATAGCTGTGGTAAAACAGCACACGGGACGGCAACTGCAATTAACAGGACCTATGGAAAAGTCCCTGTTTCCCTGGTTGGGCGTGAAAATTGGGCAGGCCGGTTTGGGCAATGCGCCGGGTTTTGAACAAGAGCAATTCGCCGCAATAGAAGAGGCACAGCTCAAAGTGAAATTTTGGCCCCTGGTTCAGGGCCGACTGGAGGTGGATACCGTATTGCTGAAAGGCTTTGAATTGCATTTGCGTCGCAATGTCCAGGGGGAGACTAATTTTCAAGATTTATTGCGAGCAGATACTTCGGCGGATAACACGGTGCCGGAAACGGAAACTGTGCGGGATCCGGCAACAGTACAGGAATCAGCAGAGACACTGAGTACTTTGCAGAACTTTCTTATTGGCGGCCTCAGCCTGGAGCAGGCCGGCATCAGCTGGCGCGATCACCAAACGGGCAGGCAGATTGAGGTCAGGCAAATAAACCTGCATTTATCCCAATTAGAGCCTAATAAGCCGGTGGCGTTTGATCTGGGTTTGCAAGTACAAGCCAGGCAATACGTTCCTGGAAGGCCAGAAACCAAACCGTTGCAAAGGCTAGGTGCAAGCTTGCACATGGACGGTCGCGTATTGGCCGATTTAGCGACGATGCGGCTCAGTGTGAAAGATCTGAGTCTGGTGATGGGTTTCGACAAAGGCAGTCTACCGCTGGACCTAAATCCAGTTACCTTGAAAACCCAGGCAGAGGTGGATCTGGAAAAGCAGGCCCTGACTCTGGAACCCTTATCCATTAGCACGATGGGTTTGCAATTAACAGGCGGCATCAGAGCCGCAGAAGCGGTTGCCGTGGATTTCACCCTGAGTGTTGTGGATGCAGCCCGGTTGAAAGCCGGCTTGCAGCCGTTGGCAGGGGACAGGGAATTATTGGCAAGTGGTTTGGCGGACCTGCGACTGAAGACCCGGATTCACTTTAATCCAAAGCAAGATGTACTGGACTTTCCCTTGACCGTAGAATTGGAACCGTTGCAATTGCAATCACAATTACAGGTTTCCAGATTACAGACCGCACCAGGTGTGAAGGGTCGCTTGGAAGTTGCAAGTTTCAGTCCCAGAGCACTGTTACGCAAACTGCTGCAAAATCCAGCGGTGGCCTCGGTGCAGGATGAAAAAGCCTTACAAGCCCTGAGCTTGCAGTTGACTTACTCCGGTGGGCTGGATGCGCTGGATGTATCTGCCTTGGAGTTGCAACTGGACGAGACAAGGCTCAAAGCCAAACTCAGTGCTAAGACGCAAGGGCCACAGCTGCAAGCGCAAATAAATATTAATGAACTGAATCTGGATCGCTATCGACCATCACCGGCACCGCAACCCAAAACGGAAGCTGAACCGGCAGCGGTTCCACAGACCGAACCTCAGTTACCCCTGAAGTTAATGCGCGAGCTGAGCCTGGACGTTCAGGCGGAGCTGGGCCATTTGGTGGCCAATGGTATTACCATGCGTAACATTAAAACGGCCATTAAAAGTGATAAAGGGCTTTACCGGCTTAAACCAATGTCTCTGCAGTTGTATCAAGGCCGTATTGAGGCGGCTGCGCAATTGGACGTGCGTGAGAGTACGCCAGTGTGGAGTTTTGAAGAAACGTTAAAACAAGTACACTTCGGTGAATTACTTAAAGATGCCGGCGGCGAGGATCTGTTGTCCGGTGCTGCGGATATTCAATTGAGCTTGAGCGGTCAAGGCGTGTCACCACAAACTAACCGAGACAAACTCAACGGTAAGCTGAACTTCCACCTGCGTAAAGGCGAAGCTAAATATCTTAATTTACTGGATATGTTATCAGGGGACTACGCCAAATATTTAAAAAAAGCGGTACCGGAGAACGAACCGGACAATGTCACCGTGTTTAATGAGCTTAAGGGCAGTATGAGTATAGTCAATGGTGTGGCCACCAATAAGGATTTGTGGCTGAGTTCCTCGCCTATTGAGGTGAACGGGAGAGGGCAAGTGGATTTGGTGCAGGAAAAGATCGACTTTGTTTTGGACACGACTATTGTTAAGCCTACCAAGGGCATGAAAGCGATTAAACTGGATGAATTGCAGGGGGAACCTATTCCGATAAAAATTTACGGTCCTTTATTCGCGCCTGAACACAAAATCGATTTTGGTGCTGTATTGAAGCGCAAAGCCAACCGCGCCGTGGATCGGAAAAAAACCCAACTTAAAGACAAAGCCAAGCGATCCGTAGAGAAGCGCAAGGACAAAGCGCAAGAGCAGGCCAAGGACAAGCTCAAAGAAAAATCTCAGGACGCTCTGGATAAGCTAAAAAATAAATTCAAGTTTTAG
- the rdgB gene encoding RdgB/HAM1 family non-canonical purine NTP pyrophosphatase, translating to MSSEPTLEPKQVVLASGNQGKLREINELLSGVQIHAVAQTQLGVTDVEETGLSFVENALIKARHAAQLTGLPAIADDSGIEVDALNGAPGIYSARFSGPNASDADNLNLLLQQLKDVPDAQRSARFQCLMVFMRHAKDPTPLICQGTWEGRILHEPVGANGFGYDPVFYVPGENCSAAQLSSDIKNRLSHRGQALSALLHALELRRR from the coding sequence ATGAGCTCGGAACCTACATTGGAACCAAAACAAGTGGTTTTAGCCAGCGGCAACCAAGGAAAGCTGCGAGAAATCAATGAGTTATTAAGTGGAGTGCAGATTCATGCGGTAGCTCAGACCCAACTCGGGGTGACGGATGTGGAGGAGACAGGGTTAAGCTTTGTGGAGAATGCCCTGATCAAGGCACGCCATGCCGCCCAGCTCACCGGCTTGCCTGCGATTGCGGATGATTCCGGTATCGAGGTAGATGCTTTAAACGGTGCTCCCGGCATTTACTCCGCCCGTTTCAGCGGGCCTAATGCCAGTGATGCGGACAACCTGAATTTATTGCTGCAGCAACTTAAGGACGTCCCCGATGCGCAACGCAGTGCCCGGTTTCAGTGTTTGATGGTGTTTATGCGCCACGCCAAAGATCCCACGCCATTGATTTGCCAAGGAACCTGGGAAGGACGCATTCTGCATGAGCCTGTGGGAGCCAACGGATTTGGTTACGACCCGGTGTTCTATGTTCCAGGTGAAAATTGCTCCGCCGCCCAATTGTCTTCAGACATTAAAAATCGGCTCAGCCACCGCGGCCAGGCACTGAGTGCCTTGTTGCATGCTTTGGAATTGCGTCGCCGTTGA
- the rph gene encoding ribonuclease PH yields MRPSGRSPDQLRQIRFTRHYTKHAEGSVLVEFGDTKVICTASVENRTPRWLKGTGKGWVTAEYGMLPRSTGERMGREASKGKQGGRTMEIQRLIARSLRAVVDLEALGERLITVDCDVIQADGGTRTASITGGYVAMVDAIRHLLRQGELEKDPLYGQVASVSVGVYQGVPVLDLDYAEDSNAETDMNVVMNDSGAFVEVQGTAEGHAFRRDELNTMLDLAAKGIELLVAEQAAVLTD; encoded by the coding sequence ATGCGACCCAGTGGCCGTAGTCCCGACCAGCTCAGGCAGATTCGCTTTACCCGTCACTATACCAAGCATGCCGAAGGCTCGGTTTTGGTGGAATTTGGGGACACCAAGGTTATTTGTACCGCCAGTGTGGAAAACCGCACCCCAAGATGGTTGAAAGGTACTGGCAAAGGCTGGGTCACGGCCGAATACGGTATGCTGCCGCGCTCCACAGGTGAGCGTATGGGTCGGGAAGCCTCCAAAGGCAAACAAGGGGGCCGTACCATGGAGATCCAGCGCCTAATCGCCCGATCACTGCGGGCGGTGGTGGATCTGGAGGCTCTGGGAGAGCGGTTGATCACCGTGGATTGCGATGTGATCCAGGCTGACGGTGGTACGCGCACCGCGTCTATAACCGGCGGTTATGTCGCTATGGTGGATGCTATCCGTCACCTGTTACGTCAAGGCGAGCTGGAAAAAGATCCCTTGTACGGCCAGGTGGCTTCCGTGTCCGTGGGTGTGTACCAGGGAGTCCCCGTATTGGATCTGGACTATGCTGAAGACTCCAATGCCGAAACGGACATGAACGTGGTGATGAACGACTCCGGTGCTTTTGTGGAGGTACAGGGAACTGCCGAGGGACACGCCTTTCGTCGCGATGAGCTCAACACCATGCTGGATCTGGCGGCCAAAGGTATAGAACTCCTGGTGGCTGAACAAGCTGCCGTGCTGACCGATTGA
- the rpmB gene encoding 50S ribosomal protein L28: protein MARVCQVTGKRPATGNNVSHANNKTKRRFLPNLHQHRFWVEKENRWVRLRVSTKGMRIIDKLGIDSVLQDMRARGEKV from the coding sequence ATGGCTAGAGTGTGTCAGGTTACGGGGAAACGACCGGCAACCGGCAATAATGTGTCCCACGCGAACAATAAAACCAAGCGCCGGTTTTTGCCCAACTTGCATCAGCATCGTTTTTGGGTTGAAAAAGAAAACCGCTGGGTAAGGCTTCGCGTTTCTACCAAGGGCATGCGCATTATTGATAAATTGGGTATCGACTCGGTGCTGCAAGATATGCGCGCCCGTGGCGAAAAAGTGTAA
- the rpmG gene encoding 50S ribosomal protein L33, translating to MRDKIKLVSSAGTGHFYTTTKNKRTMPEKMEMKKFDPVVRKHVMYKEAKIK from the coding sequence ATGAGAGACAAAATCAAATTGGTTTCCAGTGCCGGTACCGGTCACTTTTACACCACCACCAAGAACAAACGTACCATGCCTGAAAAAATGGAAATGAAAAAGTTTGATCCTGTGGTGCGCAAACACGTAATGTACAAAGAAGCTAAAATTAAATAG
- a CDS encoding YfaZ family outer membrane protein, whose translation MMLKRLLIIISLFFTSDLYAASFDIALSDESAQFKTQMPVGGTTLGRSEIALGFLYHDEERYVLDTALLVIDVAGSKTPGLELGVGPKAYYIDSNLGTAFSIALGGQMRYKMRNLPRYFVSAKVFYAPGIVSFGDAKDVYEFGIYANYELLPTADIYLGYHHIHADFDQGSQSVDESLMFGMKVGF comes from the coding sequence ATGATGTTGAAACGCCTGCTCATCATTATCAGCTTGTTTTTTACCTCTGATCTATACGCCGCATCGTTTGATATTGCTTTGAGCGATGAAAGCGCCCAATTCAAAACCCAGATGCCGGTGGGTGGAACCACGTTAGGTCGCTCGGAAATAGCACTGGGATTCTTATACCACGATGAGGAACGATATGTGCTGGATACCGCATTACTGGTGATCGATGTGGCCGGCAGCAAAACTCCGGGGCTGGAGCTGGGGGTGGGCCCGAAAGCCTATTACATCGACAGCAACCTGGGCACCGCATTCTCCATTGCTCTGGGCGGACAAATGCGCTACAAAATGCGGAATTTACCCCGTTACTTTGTTTCCGCAAAAGTGTTTTACGCACCCGGTATCGTTTCCTTTGGTGATGCCAAGGACGTTTATGAGTTTGGTATTTATGCCAATTATGAGTTATTACCCACCGCAGATATCTACCTGGGTTATCATCATATCCACGCGGATTTTGACCAAGGTTCCCAAAGCGTTGATGAATCGCTGATGTTCGGTATGAAAGTAGGCTTTTAG